One Microlunatus soli genomic window carries:
- the coaA gene encoding type I pantothenate kinase, producing MPNHHDTETASPYVERSRADWAELASSTPLTLTADTLASLRGMQDPTSLDDVRDVYLPLTRLLAEYVRHTGDLHQASNDFLRLSVGRTPFVIGVAGSVAVGKSTTARLLQALLAGWPEHPRVELVTTDGFLFPNAELQRRGIMERKGFPESYDRRALLRFVMDLKSGKDDVSAPVYDHLSYDIVPDRRIVVRRPDILIIEGLNVLQPARPRPDGTTGLALSDFFDFSVYIDARTEAIRQWYVQRFLELRRTAFRDPRSYFTRFAALSDDEAVRTAESIWDSINGPNLVTNVLPTRGRATAVLRKGDHHRVDWVRIRKL from the coding sequence GTGCCGAATCACCACGACACCGAGACCGCGAGTCCGTACGTCGAACGCAGCCGCGCAGACTGGGCCGAACTGGCCAGTTCGACGCCGCTGACGCTGACCGCCGACACGCTGGCGTCGCTGCGTGGCATGCAGGATCCGACCAGCCTGGACGACGTCCGGGACGTGTACCTGCCGCTGACCCGACTGCTGGCCGAATACGTCCGGCACACCGGTGACCTGCATCAGGCCAGCAACGACTTCCTGCGGCTGTCGGTGGGCCGGACACCGTTCGTGATCGGTGTGGCCGGCTCGGTCGCGGTCGGCAAGTCGACCACGGCCCGGCTGCTGCAGGCGCTGCTGGCCGGCTGGCCGGAACATCCGCGGGTGGAGCTGGTCACCACCGACGGTTTCCTGTTTCCCAATGCCGAACTGCAGCGTCGCGGGATCATGGAACGCAAGGGGTTCCCGGAGTCCTACGACCGGCGGGCGTTGCTGCGCTTCGTGATGGACCTGAAGTCGGGCAAGGACGACGTCAGTGCACCGGTCTACGACCATCTGAGCTACGACATCGTGCCGGACCGGCGGATCGTCGTCCGGCGGCCGGACATCCTGATCATCGAGGGCCTGAACGTGCTGCAGCCTGCCCGGCCGCGGCCGGACGGCACCACCGGGCTGGCGTTGAGCGACTTCTTCGACTTCTCGGTCTACATCGATGCCCGGACCGAGGCGATCCGGCAGTGGTACGTGCAGCGTTTCCTGGAACTGCGCCGGACGGCGTTTCGTGATCCGCGGTCCTACTTCACCCGGTTCGCGGCGCTCAGCGACGACGAAGCGGTCCGGACCGCGGAGTCGATCTGGGACTCGATCAACGGCCCGAATCTGGTCACCAACGTGCTGCCGACCAGGGGACGGGCGACCGCGGTGTTGCGGAAGGGCGATCACCATCGCGTCGACTGGGTACGGATCCGCAAGCTCTGA
- the glmS gene encoding glutamine--fructose-6-phosphate transaminase (isomerizing) encodes MCGIVGYVGAGRAAEIIMAGLKRLEYRGYDSAGVAVVTDRTIASAKKAGKLGNLGQQLAESPLPFDGIGIGHTRWATHGVPNDSNAHPHLSFDGRVAVVHNGIIENFAVLRAELTAAGIALASDTDTEVVAHLLAQQLAGGAGLADAMRTVCNRLDGAFTLVAVERDDPELVVGARRNSPLVVGVGKGENYLASDVAAFIDHTRDAIELGQDQVVEIRADSVTVTGFDGAPAQVHPYHVDWDLSAAQKDGFDWFMRKEIYEQPKAVGDTLLGRYDADGSLTLDELRISKADLRRIDKIIIVACGTASYAGLVAKYAIEHWTRIACEVELAHEFRYRDPIVTSNTLVVCISQSGETADSLMAIRHASEQGAKVLAICNTNGSTIPRESDAVIYTHAGPEIGVASTKGFTTQLVACYLLGLYLAQVRGTLFGDEIGRLMGELEQMPQTLERVLENADPVLKLAADFADAPSVLFLGRHVGYPVALEGALKLKELAYIHAEGFAAGELKHGPIALIQDRLPVFVVVPPQGRDMLHDKVVSNIAEIRARGALTVVLAEDDDTEIESLADVWIRLPKVSTLLQPLVATIPLQLFACELATKKGHDVDQPRNLAKSVTVE; translated from the coding sequence ATGTGCGGGATCGTCGGATACGTGGGTGCGGGTCGAGCCGCAGAGATCATCATGGCCGGGCTGAAGCGGCTGGAGTACCGCGGTTATGACTCCGCCGGTGTGGCGGTGGTCACCGACCGGACGATCGCGTCGGCGAAGAAGGCCGGCAAGCTCGGTAACCTCGGCCAGCAGTTGGCCGAGTCCCCGTTGCCGTTCGACGGCATCGGCATCGGACACACCCGGTGGGCGACCCATGGCGTACCGAACGACAGCAACGCCCACCCGCACCTGTCCTTCGACGGTCGGGTCGCCGTGGTGCACAACGGCATCATCGAGAATTTCGCGGTGCTCCGCGCCGAGCTCACAGCGGCTGGCATCGCGCTGGCTTCCGACACCGACACCGAAGTGGTCGCGCACCTGCTGGCACAGCAACTGGCCGGCGGTGCCGGGCTGGCCGACGCGATGCGTACGGTGTGCAACCGGCTGGACGGCGCCTTCACCCTGGTCGCGGTCGAGCGGGACGATCCGGAGCTGGTGGTCGGCGCTCGCCGCAACTCCCCGCTGGTGGTGGGGGTCGGCAAGGGTGAGAACTATCTGGCCTCCGATGTTGCCGCCTTCATCGACCACACCCGGGACGCGATCGAGCTGGGCCAGGACCAAGTGGTCGAGATCCGCGCCGACTCGGTCACGGTGACCGGTTTCGACGGCGCACCGGCCCAGGTGCATCCGTACCACGTGGACTGGGATCTGTCGGCCGCCCAGAAGGACGGCTTCGACTGGTTCATGCGCAAGGAGATCTACGAACAGCCGAAGGCCGTCGGCGACACCCTGCTCGGACGCTACGACGCCGACGGATCGCTGACCCTGGACGAGCTGCGGATCTCCAAGGCCGACCTGCGCCGGATCGACAAGATCATCATCGTCGCCTGCGGCACGGCCTCCTACGCCGGGCTGGTCGCCAAGTATGCGATCGAGCACTGGACCCGGATCGCCTGCGAGGTCGAACTGGCGCACGAGTTCCGCTACCGGGATCCGATCGTCACCTCGAACACGCTGGTGGTCTGCATCAGTCAGTCCGGCGAGACCGCCGACTCACTGATGGCGATCCGGCACGCCAGCGAACAGGGCGCCAAGGTGCTCGCCATCTGCAACACCAACGGTTCGACGATCCCGCGGGAATCCGATGCGGTGATCTACACCCACGCCGGACCCGAGATCGGGGTCGCCTCGACCAAGGGCTTCACCACCCAGCTGGTGGCCTGCTACCTGCTGGGGCTCTATCTGGCCCAGGTCCGCGGCACCCTGTTCGGCGACGAGATCGGCAGGCTGATGGGCGAGCTGGAGCAGATGCCGCAGACCCTGGAACGGGTGCTGGAGAATGCCGACCCGGTGCTCAAGTTGGCCGCCGACTTCGCCGACGCGCCGTCGGTGCTCTTCCTCGGCCGGCATGTCGGCTACCCGGTGGCGCTGGAGGGTGCGCTGAAGCTCAAGGAGCTGGCCTACATCCACGCCGAGGGCTTCGCCGCCGGTGAGCTCAAGCACGGCCCGATCGCGCTGATCCAGGACCGGCTGCCGGTCTTCGTCGTGGTGCCGCCGCAGGGCCGCGACATGCTGCACGACAAGGTGGTGTCCAACATCGCCGAGATCCGGGCCCGGGGCGCCCTGACCGTGGTGCTGGCCGAGGACGACGACACCGAGATCGAGTCGCTGGCCGACGTCTGGATCCGACTGCCCAAGGTGTCCACCTTGTTGCAGCCGCTGGTGGCCACCATTCCGCTGCAACTGTTCGCCTGCGAGCTGGCGACCAAGAAGGGTCACGACGTGGATCAGCCGCGCAATCTGGCCAAGTCGGTCACAGTGGAATGA